In Paenibacillus sp. 1781tsa1, one DNA window encodes the following:
- a CDS encoding YfbM family protein — protein sequence MGMSGRYLVVTKELVESIKSGEISVHDCAVDLDIDKTWQMLQFTLNGNLVQGEPPLGYVVPLAGEQYLGNYSDMDLFLLSNEQVLEAYMALEQLTPEELKQRYSLDQMIAEGVYPVMEDWDAEETFQEIVQTVDDIQALFQATAASRNGIVFYVF from the coding sequence ATGGGAATGTCCGGCAGATATCTTGTGGTTACGAAGGAGCTAGTTGAATCCATCAAGTCAGGGGAGATCAGTGTCCATGATTGTGCAGTTGATCTGGATATTGACAAAACGTGGCAGATGCTGCAGTTCACGCTAAACGGTAACCTGGTACAGGGGGAGCCGCCTCTCGGTTATGTGGTGCCTCTCGCAGGTGAGCAATACTTGGGAAACTATTCGGACATGGATCTGTTCTTGCTCAGTAATGAGCAGGTGCTGGAGGCATACATGGCATTGGAGCAGCTCACACCGGAAGAATTGAAGCAACGGTATAGTTTGGACCAAATGATCGCTGAAGGTGTCTATCCAGTCATGGAAGATTGGGATGCGGAAGAGACATTTCAGGAGATCGTCCAGACCGTGGATGATATCCAGGCCTTGTTTCAGGCAACGGCTGCAAGTAGAAACGGAATCGTCTTTTATGTTTTCTAA
- a CDS encoding bifunctional 2-polyprenyl-6-hydroxyphenol methylase/3-demethylubiquinol 3-O-methyltransferase UbiG, whose product MKRDHIIEYYSGFDEWGRLEREPIEFIINMHYIREHLPATGCILDNGAGPGKYAMELAKLGYQVTLSDLTPSSVDTARQKAQEFGLTQQFDGFHVLDATSLSGVADEKYDASLMLGPLYHLQTDEERTAAVQELYRVTKRGGVVFVAMQSRMRMSINSLQSPQHWKPNDNMATIRSFVEKGIFDHQDQGRFTGAYYFNIQDVTPFMEQHGFETVDLIGSSSLRAMLEDEQQQYWKERGEYDELMQYMIEAAKDPSILGISSHLLYIGRKK is encoded by the coding sequence ATGAAGAGAGACCATATTATTGAATATTATTCCGGGTTTGATGAGTGGGGCAGACTGGAGCGGGAACCAATTGAATTCATCATTAACATGCATTACATCCGGGAACATCTCCCCGCTACGGGTTGTATTCTGGATAATGGAGCAGGTCCGGGGAAGTATGCCATGGAGCTGGCGAAGCTAGGGTACCAGGTCACTTTGTCGGATCTGACACCCTCCTCCGTGGATACTGCGAGGCAAAAGGCTCAGGAGTTTGGTTTGACACAGCAATTCGATGGGTTCCATGTTCTCGATGCCACTTCGCTCTCCGGTGTGGCTGACGAGAAGTATGATGCATCCCTTATGCTGGGGCCGTTATATCATCTGCAGACAGACGAGGAGCGGACGGCTGCTGTACAGGAGTTGTATCGTGTCACCAAGCGAGGGGGCGTGGTGTTTGTAGCCATGCAGAGCCGAATGCGCATGAGTATCAATTCGCTGCAATCCCCGCAGCATTGGAAACCGAATGATAATATGGCAACCATCCGTTCTTTTGTGGAAAAGGGTATATTCGATCATCAGGATCAAGGACGATTTACGGGCGCTTATTATTTCAATATTCAAGACGTTACACCCTTCATGGAGCAACATGGATTTGAAACCGTAGATTTGATTGGTTCATCCAGTCTTAGAGCCATGCTCGAGGATGAGCAGCAGCAATATTGGAAAGAGCGTGGCGAGTATGATGAACTCATGCAATATATGATTGAAGCTGCCAAAGACCCTTCCATATTGGGAATCTCGTCTCATCTGCTGTACATTGGGAGGAAGAAATAA
- a CDS encoding TetR/AcrR family transcriptional regulator, producing the protein MKDLNSGSTESAHTVTTFQEARLQHSDNLRQNIVHAAAALLQEHGPEAVTVRRVAERMECSTKIIYNLFGKKEGLAKHLYLEGCSLLAQRFEAMPRQESFEQYFRDLAHVYWDFGMSQSSFYQLMFGGSFSEFKPDGETLQGTATALKQVSALVEVAIEQGKLQVQDPLLAVRMIWAPLHGVIHLYLGGHIESEEAAKTLYDHTVSMVIHSLVSTSASG; encoded by the coding sequence ATGAAGGATCTTAATTCGGGTTCCACGGAATCTGCACATACGGTAACAACCTTTCAGGAAGCCAGACTCCAGCACTCGGATAATTTGCGGCAGAACATTGTGCATGCTGCTGCTGCTTTACTGCAAGAGCATGGACCGGAAGCCGTCACGGTACGCCGTGTAGCTGAGCGAATGGAGTGCTCCACCAAAATCATATATAACCTTTTTGGCAAAAAAGAAGGGCTAGCCAAGCATTTATATCTAGAGGGATGCTCCCTCCTGGCCCAGCGTTTTGAAGCGATGCCCCGGCAGGAATCGTTCGAACAATATTTCCGGGATCTGGCCCACGTGTACTGGGACTTCGGCATGTCACAATCCAGCTTCTATCAGCTGATGTTTGGAGGGTCTTTTTCCGAATTCAAACCGGATGGAGAGACTTTGCAGGGAACAGCGACTGCACTGAAGCAAGTGTCTGCCTTGGTTGAGGTAGCCATTGAACAGGGAAAACTTCAGGTGCAAGATCCCTTGCTTGCGGTACGAATGATCTGGGCTCCCTTACATGGTGTTATTCATCTGTACCTGGGAGGCCATATTGAGAGCGAAGAAGCTGCCAAAACCCTCTATGATCATACGGTGTCCATGGTGATACACTCCCTTGTCAGTACATCTGCGAGTGGATAA
- a CDS encoding retropepsin-like aspartic protease → MKISEIYGLPFISIELEFRGEVLHLERVLLDTGSASTLLNADTVREVGMVPEEDDLVDIIRGVGGIEYVYTKSLDSITVDGTTLNNFQIEIGNMDYGLEIDGILGFNFMRQAGVIINANFMELSIDKP, encoded by the coding sequence ATGAAAATTTCAGAGATTTACGGTCTACCCTTTATAAGTATAGAACTTGAGTTTAGAGGAGAAGTACTTCATTTAGAAAGGGTCCTTTTGGATACCGGGTCAGCGAGTACGTTGTTAAATGCAGATACAGTTCGAGAAGTAGGGATGGTTCCTGAAGAGGATGATCTCGTTGATATTATTAGAGGCGTAGGAGGTATAGAGTATGTTTATACCAAGTCTCTGGATTCTATAACTGTGGATGGTACAACGCTCAATAACTTTCAGATTGAAATAGGAAATATGGATTATGGTTTGGAGATTGACGGAATTCTGGGATTCAATTTTATGAGACAGGCCGGTGTTATAATTAATGCCAATTTCATGGAACTTAGTATAGACAAGCCATAA
- a CDS encoding VanZ family protein: MSSYVFPVQTAFFIFVVAAMFLLVPWLIYGYRKDGFFSWSRFGVSFSFIFYILAAYCLVILPFPTTRDTCAQQTAGTIYYNLVPFTFVKDIMKETPIVWSQPSSYIGMIQGRAFLQVLFNVLLLMPLGVYIRYFFQKRSFWTYALLGGFGLSLFFEITQITGFYGYYNCPYRLFDVDDLLLNTSGTVIGFFTAPILLALFPSRASIQAKSEQIVEQNRVYAMPQLLALIIDGVVVVFLSNLISIFTASDVISDALSTSIAMVIVLFFIPWVRNGVTPGSIIMRFRYVDRQTGTPTSESLFKRFAALYVPWLLVTIIRLVNDYAFSGHQDVMLQPYQILLSLGTVGVYMLVYAVLFVHVLIVLFSRGKRSFYFDEVSRTLASRK, from the coding sequence ATGTCCTCATATGTTTTTCCTGTGCAAACGGCTTTTTTCATTTTTGTTGTTGCGGCCATGTTCTTGCTGGTGCCGTGGTTGATCTATGGTTATCGGAAAGACGGCTTCTTCAGTTGGTCGCGGTTTGGCGTCAGCTTTTCCTTTATCTTTTATATTCTGGCTGCCTATTGCCTCGTCATTCTCCCGTTTCCGACTACGCGAGATACCTGTGCGCAGCAAACCGCTGGCACGATCTACTACAATCTCGTTCCATTCACTTTTGTCAAAGACATCATGAAAGAAACCCCCATTGTATGGTCTCAGCCATCCAGTTATATTGGTATGATTCAGGGCAGAGCCTTTCTGCAAGTGCTATTTAACGTTCTGCTTCTCATGCCGCTAGGTGTATATATTCGTTACTTTTTTCAAAAGAGATCGTTCTGGACGTATGCCCTGCTTGGTGGCTTCGGGCTATCCTTATTTTTTGAAATCACCCAGATCACCGGATTCTACGGGTATTATAATTGTCCTTACCGCCTCTTCGATGTAGATGATCTGTTATTGAATACTTCAGGAACGGTCATTGGATTCTTCACAGCGCCCATCCTGCTTGCTTTATTCCCATCACGTGCAAGTATTCAGGCGAAGAGCGAACAGATCGTGGAGCAAAACCGAGTATATGCTATGCCTCAATTGCTCGCGTTGATTATCGATGGAGTCGTTGTTGTTTTCCTTTCGAATCTCATCTCCATCTTTACAGCGTCTGATGTGATCAGTGATGCGCTAAGTACATCCATTGCTATGGTCATTGTGCTGTTCTTCATCCCTTGGGTAAGAAACGGGGTAACTCCAGGCTCAATTATAATGCGATTCCGCTATGTAGATCGTCAGACCGGCACACCCACCAGTGAATCGTTATTCAAAAGATTTGCCGCACTCTATGTTCCATGGCTGCTGGTTACGATCATTCGCTTGGTCAACGATTATGCTTTTTCAGGTCATCAGGATGTTATGCTTCAGCCTTATCAAATATTGCTTTCCCTGGGAACAGTCGGTGTCTATATGTTAGTCTACGCAGTGCTCTTTGTTCATGTCTTGATCGTGCTCTTCTCCCGTGGGAAACGTTCCTTCTACTTCGATGAGGTGTCCCGCACGCTGGCCTCTCGTAAATAA
- a CDS encoding DUF4385 domain-containing protein, which produces MKKFDYSLNYEELDLRKHPELYTVGRGEQGVLMVEPYKGEILPHWRFKTPEIATESSEKIYELFLEYKKKGDFVGMDMARKFLQMGYTRARRYTNHKGGRKYSKEDGSILPYQNDKVKAEAAAIFKAQWEIAKTDPDYVKMKKEHREKYESDEA; this is translated from the coding sequence ATGAAAAAATTTGATTACAGTCTCAATTATGAAGAGCTGGATCTGCGCAAACATCCTGAGCTGTACACCGTAGGCCGGGGGGAGCAAGGTGTGCTGATGGTAGAACCGTACAAAGGCGAGATTCTCCCACACTGGCGATTCAAAACACCCGAGATTGCGACAGAGTCATCGGAGAAAATCTATGAGCTATTTTTGGAATATAAGAAAAAGGGGGATTTCGTGGGTATGGACATGGCTCGCAAATTTCTCCAGATGGGTTATACACGGGCCAGACGGTATACAAATCACAAAGGAGGACGCAAATATTCGAAGGAGGATGGCTCGATCTTGCCCTATCAGAATGACAAGGTGAAGGCAGAAGCGGCAGCCATATTCAAAGCACAATGGGAGATTGCAAAGACGGACCCGGACTATGTAAAGATGAAGAAGGAACATCGGGAAAAGTATGAGTCTGATGAGGCGTAG
- a CDS encoding VWA domain-containing protein — protein sequence MTDPIIHLSTGQNTTIHESGQIHVTIQSTSAPSALDASCFMVNEKGQVPSDDYFVFYNQNVDPHRSVVLQHAEGLKSSFVLDTSKLRQAPVEKCVFTATIDSGGTFADVQKCQAIVRAGSQQITYEITQATSETALIFIEIYKHRDGFKVRAIGRGFFGGLQPLAESFGVEIESNDTSEAEQVLLTARAEVAAASPEVLVPVAAPNTNHPPLNLTKIDLLKRKVTLSLQKKKIEPIQARVAVVFDASGSMYHLYRKGIVQEAFERILGIASAFDDNGELDVWFFAKDFLRAPSVTARDFENYIERTYTLGSKGGTNNEPPVMQDVIRKYTIEEPDVKMPTYIIFFSDGGVSQKGKIMRLITESSTKNLFWQFVGLGKANYGILENLDDMTGRFIDNADFFALDDISKISDEELYDRLLTEFPDWIKEARAKGILA from the coding sequence ATGACAGATCCCATCATTCATTTGAGCACTGGCCAAAATACCACTATTCATGAATCGGGCCAGATTCACGTAACGATTCAAAGTACTTCAGCACCCTCTGCTCTGGATGCAAGCTGTTTTATGGTCAACGAAAAGGGACAAGTTCCCTCGGACGATTATTTTGTATTTTATAATCAGAATGTTGATCCCCACCGCAGCGTTGTTCTCCAACATGCCGAGGGCCTCAAGTCATCCTTCGTGCTGGATACCAGCAAATTACGACAGGCTCCTGTAGAAAAATGCGTCTTCACCGCTACGATTGACTCCGGAGGTACTTTTGCAGATGTTCAGAAATGCCAAGCCATTGTAAGAGCAGGTTCACAACAAATTACATACGAGATTACGCAAGCTACTTCAGAAACAGCACTCATTTTTATTGAGATTTATAAGCATCGTGACGGATTCAAGGTTCGCGCCATCGGACGCGGTTTCTTTGGAGGTTTGCAGCCGCTCGCAGAGTCGTTTGGTGTTGAAATTGAGAGTAACGACACCTCGGAAGCCGAACAGGTTCTTCTCACCGCACGTGCTGAAGTTGCAGCGGCCTCTCCAGAAGTCTTGGTACCTGTTGCTGCACCAAACACGAATCATCCGCCGCTTAACCTGACCAAGATCGATCTCCTCAAGCGTAAAGTGACCCTGTCTCTCCAAAAGAAAAAGATTGAACCTATCCAGGCACGTGTTGCTGTTGTATTTGATGCATCAGGCTCCATGTACCATCTGTATCGTAAAGGCATCGTGCAAGAAGCCTTCGAACGAATCCTAGGCATTGCATCGGCGTTTGATGATAACGGAGAGTTGGACGTCTGGTTCTTCGCCAAAGACTTCTTGCGTGCACCTAGCGTCACCGCCAGGGATTTCGAGAATTATATTGAACGCACATATACGCTGGGAAGCAAAGGCGGTACCAATAACGAACCTCCTGTGATGCAGGATGTCATTCGCAAATATACGATCGAGGAACCCGATGTGAAGATGCCAACGTATATTATCTTTTTTAGCGATGGCGGAGTCAGTCAAAAAGGGAAGATCATGCGGCTTATTACCGAAAGCTCAACCAAGAATCTATTCTGGCAATTCGTTGGCCTGGGAAAAGCCAATTACGGTATTCTGGAGAATCTTGATGATATGACTGGACGTTTCATCGATAATGCCGACTTTTTTGCTCTCGACGACATTTCCAAGATCAGCGATGAAGAATTGTACGATCGTCTCCTTACTGAATTTCCAGACTGGATAAAGGAAGCTCGGGCCAAAGGCATTTTGGCCTAA
- a CDS encoding copper amine oxidase N-terminal domain-containing protein — translation MAVPLVLLMVVLTGCQAVGGIDVGKAMANGASIKSGESRQSMNINIEPAKEFATEEDLEMIELINSISLDIDQAKMKDAKTASIKGTLSMEGTKLPFHLSMNESQLVIDLDGAQKPLYISLDTFQEAQALPMVDTKALEKQLEELSPKLFSFVLKHLSNPKNISVTPVQESVNGEALSLSKLHLEISGEEMLAMVKPFLTSISKDEQGLKDLIGDLYDVFYPVLDAVNEVEGGGDETLNSIVPQSKDEAVASLYAMIKVGLDSMLVNYDQELNNLLNETPEFKTVFGTETKLKLDFYLDSKLDIRKQNFELKVALPASEDLPVNAVTVSGDSEQWNIGGTVAVDEVDVSGGVMDLMKDDITPGQMLRNFDSNSLAYQLLKDEAGITSKSVVLFPDDEYAGAITVKNTTFVPLRYVSEELDAEVKWTKGSNQIVVIDDITGDEIVLTVGSKKATVAGKEVTMVESAYVGKDGKTYVPLRFIAESLGATVDKEQETGWIYIDRP, via the coding sequence ATGGCAGTGCCACTTGTATTATTAATGGTTGTTCTTACAGGATGTCAGGCTGTGGGTGGAATCGACGTTGGCAAAGCAATGGCCAATGGCGCGAGTATCAAGTCCGGTGAATCCAGACAATCCATGAATATAAACATAGAACCGGCTAAGGAATTTGCTACTGAGGAAGACCTTGAAATGATCGAACTTATTAATTCCATATCCCTGGATATTGATCAAGCCAAAATGAAAGATGCGAAGACAGCATCGATCAAAGGTACACTGAGCATGGAGGGAACGAAGTTACCTTTCCATCTGTCCATGAATGAGTCCCAATTGGTCATTGATCTGGACGGAGCCCAGAAACCGCTGTACATATCTCTGGATACGTTCCAGGAAGCACAGGCTCTTCCAATGGTGGATACGAAGGCTCTGGAGAAACAACTCGAGGAACTTTCCCCGAAACTGTTCTCTTTTGTCCTGAAGCATCTGTCCAATCCGAAGAACATCTCCGTAACACCGGTACAGGAATCTGTGAATGGCGAAGCACTTAGCCTCTCCAAGCTGCATCTGGAGATTAGTGGAGAAGAGATGCTTGCCATGGTTAAACCGTTCCTGACGAGTATTTCGAAGGATGAGCAAGGATTGAAAGACCTGATTGGAGATCTGTACGATGTGTTCTATCCTGTACTGGATGCCGTGAATGAGGTTGAAGGTGGGGGAGATGAAACGCTGAATTCGATCGTTCCTCAATCGAAAGATGAAGCCGTTGCATCACTATATGCCATGATCAAAGTAGGACTGGACAGTATGCTGGTCAATTATGATCAGGAGCTGAACAACCTGTTGAATGAGACTCCTGAATTCAAAACGGTATTTGGCACAGAAACCAAACTGAAATTGGACTTTTATCTCGACAGCAAGCTGGATATCCGCAAGCAAAACTTTGAATTGAAAGTAGCGCTTCCTGCCTCCGAAGATCTGCCAGTGAACGCTGTAACCGTAAGTGGAGACAGTGAACAGTGGAATATCGGTGGAACGGTTGCAGTGGACGAAGTGGATGTATCGGGGGGCGTTATGGATCTGATGAAGGATGATATTACGCCTGGACAGATGCTGCGCAATTTTGATTCGAATTCACTTGCATATCAATTGCTGAAAGATGAAGCTGGGATCACGAGTAAAAGTGTAGTGCTCTTCCCGGATGATGAATACGCCGGGGCGATCACCGTTAAGAATACAACATTTGTTCCGCTTCGCTACGTGTCTGAAGAATTGGATGCTGAAGTGAAATGGACCAAAGGCTCGAACCAAATCGTTGTCATTGACGACATCACTGGTGATGAGATTGTTCTGACTGTAGGTTCCAAGAAGGCAACCGTTGCTGGTAAAGAAGTAACCATGGTGGAATCCGCCTATGTGGGCAAGGACGGCAAGACATATGTGCCGCTGCGCTTTATAGCTGAATCCCTTGGAGCTACTGTAGATAAGGAACAAGAAACAGGCTGGATTTACATTGACCGTCCTTAA
- a CDS encoding LLM class flavin-dependent oxidoreductase, producing MEIGISTFVETNPDVKTGELISHAQRIRDVVEEIVLADQVGLDVYGVGEHHRVDYAASSPAVILAAAASQTKNIRLTSAVTVLSSHDPVRVYQDFATLDGISNGRAEIMAGRGSFIESFPLFGYDLNDYDELFDEKLDLLLKLRDSEKVTWEGKHRPSFNNLGIYPRPVQEKLPVWIGSGGNQESVVRAGLLGLPLVLAIIGGRPVQFAPLVELYKKAAAHAGHDASKLTVASHSHGFIADTTDEAVEKFFPPAQAVMNMLGRERGWGHYSRATFDAARSLEGALYVGDVDTVAQKIIYLRKEVGITRFMLHTPLGTMPHNEVMRAIELLGKEVAPIVRKEIARWEAENQ from the coding sequence ATGGAAATCGGAATTAGTACATTCGTAGAGACGAACCCGGATGTAAAAACAGGAGAGCTTATCAGTCATGCGCAGCGTATTCGCGATGTTGTTGAAGAGATTGTTTTGGCAGATCAGGTGGGTCTAGATGTATATGGCGTGGGAGAACATCATCGTGTTGACTATGCAGCTTCATCACCAGCTGTTATTCTGGCGGCAGCAGCTTCCCAGACCAAGAATATTCGCCTGACGAGTGCGGTAACGGTGCTGTCATCGCATGATCCGGTACGTGTATATCAGGATTTTGCGACACTGGACGGTATTTCAAATGGGCGTGCAGAGATTATGGCAGGGCGGGGATCATTTATCGAATCCTTCCCGTTGTTCGGCTACGATCTGAACGACTACGATGAGTTATTTGATGAGAAATTGGATTTGCTGCTCAAACTGCGTGATTCGGAAAAAGTAACCTGGGAAGGCAAACACCGTCCTTCCTTTAACAATCTGGGCATCTATCCGCGCCCGGTACAGGAAAAACTTCCGGTATGGATTGGCAGTGGTGGTAATCAGGAATCGGTTGTTCGTGCAGGACTGCTTGGTTTGCCGCTGGTACTTGCCATTATTGGTGGCCGTCCAGTGCAATTCGCACCACTGGTGGAGCTGTACAAAAAAGCAGCTGCACATGCGGGACATGATGCTTCCAAGCTGACCGTTGCTTCTCACTCGCACGGTTTCATTGCGGATACAACAGACGAAGCGGTGGAGAAATTCTTCCCGCCAGCTCAAGCAGTCATGAACATGTTGGGCCGTGAACGTGGCTGGGGACACTACAGCCGTGCGACATTTGATGCGGCGCGCAGCCTTGAAGGTGCATTGTATGTAGGTGATGTAGATACGGTAGCTCAGAAGATTATCTATCTACGCAAAGAAGTCGGAATTACCCGCTTCATGTTGCATACCCCTCTCGGCACCATGCCGCATAACGAGGTGATGAGAGCGATCGAATTGCTCGGTAAAGAAGTCGCTCCAATCGTGCGCAAGGAAATTGCACGTTGGGAAGCGGAGAACCAGTAA
- a CDS encoding SDR family oxidoreductase — MINDQQQWALITGASSGIGEVFAIEMASKGKNIVLVARTESKLIQLAERIERTYQVRAEVIVSDLSQVDAPQSIYEECQNRGIQIDILINNAGFATHGCFEQVDGSRQQDEIMLNVLAVTNMTHLFLPDMLQKQNGTVINVSSTAAFQPDPYMAVYGATKAFVLSFTEALYEENRKRGVQFLALCPGSTETLFFDVVGADEASVGKRDTPEHVVAVAMRALESAKPYAVPGVGNYWTAQFTRLVPRKLMLRIVGSMLRPRSKGGKAEKAKA, encoded by the coding sequence ATGATAAATGATCAACAACAATGGGCGCTTATTACAGGTGCGTCATCAGGTATTGGGGAAGTTTTTGCAATTGAAATGGCTTCCAAGGGTAAAAATATTGTGCTGGTGGCCAGAACAGAGTCCAAACTGATTCAATTGGCAGAACGAATAGAACGTACATATCAAGTAAGGGCTGAGGTGATCGTATCGGATTTGTCTCAAGTCGATGCACCTCAGAGCATATATGAGGAATGTCAGAATAGGGGAATACAGATCGATATTTTGATCAACAATGCTGGATTTGCTACCCATGGATGTTTTGAACAGGTGGATGGTTCAAGGCAACAGGACGAGATTATGTTAAACGTGTTGGCCGTGACCAATATGACACATCTTTTCTTGCCAGACATGTTGCAGAAGCAAAATGGTACTGTCATTAATGTATCTTCGACTGCTGCCTTTCAACCTGATCCGTATATGGCTGTGTATGGAGCGACAAAGGCATTTGTACTTTCTTTTACCGAGGCGTTATATGAAGAGAACAGGAAGCGTGGCGTTCAATTTTTAGCGTTATGTCCGGGTTCAACCGAGACTTTGTTCTTTGATGTAGTGGGTGCTGATGAAGCCTCTGTGGGCAAACGTGATACACCTGAGCATGTCGTGGCCGTGGCCATGAGGGCACTGGAGTCAGCCAAACCTTATGCTGTGCCGGGGGTCGGTAATTACTGGACAGCGCAGTTCACCCGCCTCGTGCCACGCAAGTTGATGTTGCGAATTGTAGGGAGTATGCTCCGTCCACGTTCCAAGGGTGGTAAAGCAGAAAAGGCGAAAGCCTGA
- a CDS encoding GNAT family N-acetyltransferase, which produces MQSQMKQVQSEIRLRRAQQEDAVVLAEICSRAFDHAIKVWSDGEKDIDSNLCPPDYSLARMHRYVIREWDYYVVESDGCAIGGVSVNVLGRKYARIDKIYIDPVCQGRGVGTEVMRLIEGEFPQIETWKLETSGRQLDNHHFYEKMGYVRIYASEDEFGYEKNVSAASYDPNCNETLSTDSGESVIEFVQTNLDSVRYSTSNLTNSRITDCNLSGSKLTNLNMTNILLADLRLTDSKIEFCALDGVQLQDTHLGSDRVPMQWAHCDLGGSRFIDCDLSGVQLEQCQVTGMKINGVEVEELLAAYEAMKS; this is translated from the coding sequence ATGCAAAGTCAAATGAAGCAGGTACAGTCTGAAATTCGCTTACGACGAGCGCAGCAAGAAGATGCTGTTGTACTTGCAGAGATATGCAGTCGTGCTTTTGATCATGCCATAAAAGTCTGGTCGGATGGTGAGAAGGATATCGATAGCAATCTATGTCCGCCTGATTATTCGTTAGCCCGAATGCATCGTTACGTAATCCGTGAATGGGATTATTATGTTGTAGAATCAGATGGATGTGCTATTGGTGGAGTGAGTGTGAACGTGCTCGGACGAAAATATGCCAGAATCGACAAGATCTATATTGATCCCGTATGCCAGGGACGTGGAGTGGGAACTGAAGTCATGAGGCTTATTGAGGGTGAATTTCCGCAGATTGAAACCTGGAAGCTGGAGACCTCAGGTCGGCAGCTAGATAATCATCATTTTTACGAAAAAATGGGATATGTTCGTATCTATGCATCTGAGGATGAGTTTGGATATGAGAAGAACGTATCAGCGGCTTCTTATGATCCGAACTGTAATGAGACATTATCCACGGATTCGGGTGAATCAGTGATTGAATTTGTTCAAACTAATCTGGATTCAGTTCGTTACAGTACCAGTAATCTGACCAATAGTCGGATCACTGACTGCAACCTGAGCGGAAGCAAACTCACCAATCTAAATATGACCAATATATTGCTAGCTGATTTACGCCTAACCGATAGCAAGATTGAATTCTGTGCTCTGGATGGCGTTCAATTGCAGGACACACATCTTGGATCTGACCGGGTGCCCATGCAGTGGGCGCATTGTGATCTTGGGGGAAGTCGTTTTATCGATTGTGATCTATCTGGCGTGCAGTTGGAACAGTGTCAAGTGACCGGGATGAAGATCAACGGAGTAGAAGTAGAGGAACTACTTGCAGCCTATGAGGCTATGAAGTCCTGA
- a CDS encoding zinc ribbon domain-containing protein YjdM yields the protein MSNLPNCPKCNSEYTYEDGNLLVCPECAHEWSLEADSDNAEDTKVIRDANGNVLSDGDTVTVIKDLKVKGSSLVVKQGTKVKNIRLIDGDHDIDCKIDSLGAMKLKSEFVKKI from the coding sequence ATGTCTAATTTGCCTAACTGTCCCAAGTGTAATTCAGAGTACACGTACGAGGATGGTAACCTGCTGGTTTGCCCGGAGTGTGCGCACGAATGGTCTTTGGAAGCAGACAGTGATAACGCAGAGGATACCAAAGTAATCCGTGATGCCAACGGAAATGTGCTAAGTGATGGCGATACCGTTACCGTCATTAAAGATCTGAAGGTTAAAGGTAGCTCGCTTGTGGTCAAACAGGGCACGAAGGTGAAGAATATCCGCCTGATTGATGGGGATCATGATATTGATTGCAAGATCGACAGCTTGGGTGCAATGAAGTTAAAATCTGAGTTTGTGAAAAAGATATAA